Genomic segment of Hydractinia symbiolongicarpus strain clone_291-10 chromosome 5, HSymV2.1, whole genome shotgun sequence:
ATGAAGCATCAAAAGTTCTAAAGCAAACAAATCAATATAAAGACTTTACGCTGTGACCAAACATTGATGGTGGATACACATCTATACACCAATAGAAACCATATTCTGGAAAAGTGCTCCTTTGCAAATAACACAAGAAGCTATGCActgtacgtcgtgtgtcgggaccacttagctCGTCGCTAAATGAAGTCATTGCCGAGCTCCCGCATACATTGGTGAACATCAATGTAATTTTGACGTCATTATGTTGCTCCATCATTCAGGCAAATTTGACCGCTTGTGCTCTGGGGTGATCCGACGAGTTGGGCCAAGAAGCGACTATTATTTTaagggcagaaattttcgcgggcaGAAATTTTTAGGAagaaattttacagaaaaattaaaaacctttGTGATTTTCTAAAATCTTCATTTTGGGgaacaaaaactttcgcgaaaacaatcaaatattatttatataaaaaaaattcactaaaatTATTGTCTTCGTTTCTTCGTTTTTTGTCTTGATAATTGAAATTTCTGATACGAAGATATTCAAACCTTTTCGTTTTTCGATTTTTAGATAATTTCCCCACATTAATTCGCGGGCTTCGGAGGCATTTTTAGAGTTACAGTTTTTAGACAACCAGGACATGTTGTCTTATTTTCTTGCATATCGGACGGCCGTCAGataagcgcagcgccgatgagagacaagccatggaaacgaggttgaaTTTTTGGAGCCATTTTTCGGGctgattatttttttcgttgtgaTTCTATTATTTCTACCTTTGTCCTCGGAGCCCTCATTATTTAAGAATTTTCGGCTTTTTTAAAACTTggaaaaaacgatttttaaaaaaatataactttcgcgaatttcaggttaaatttcttaccgggcagaaattttcgcgggaaaaGGGGCCAAAATCGCGAAagtcgcgaaaatttctgcccttaaagtaaATCTCCATATGCCAAAGCGAAGTAGGTTGAGCGACGAAGTTTAAAGTAAAAACATAAAGCTgaatacaaaaattttgattacgttgcaatttttttttttgaagttttcatgttattgtttttacacttttaaagTCTCTAGCATGACTTGGTCGGGGTTTGATGCAAAGACCTTACGCAGTGAAAGCAAAAGCCATTAACAATTGGTAAATGGGATGTTAAAGAAATCTGCTAATACTGATTGAAACTGGAGAATGAATTTCCAAACATGGTTAAACAAATAGAAAAAGACCAACAAATGAAAACCTAGCCAATGTAAAcacatttttcaattttttttttaaataaaaaaacaattgttttttctAATGGGAAACTCTCAGccttttagatatttttaattttttttaaattaagcctTAATGATTGGGTTGGTACTTACAGTCTACCATGAATTTCCGTTGTTCTTTATACAACGTCGGCATTGCTATGGTCAtccgctttttctttctttttggttTCATGGATGTCTTCATTCTTTGCTGTGCAACTTCAAGTAGTGCTGCAGAAAAATTTTTTGCTGCTGTCAAAAATCGCCAAAACAATCGCCGAAAAAGTATAAACTTTGTGTACTCCTTTGGACGATCTCAGCGAACAGTTCATGTTACGcaatgttacaaaaacaaacCTTATGCGCATGTTTGCATTAAGTCGCCTGAACGACCTAAATTTGCCTGATGAAGATCAGTCTTTACACAACGTGATAGAACTTCCTTTCTTTCACATACAATATCACAGGTAGACGCTTATCGGCCATAGCACGTCCGCCTAATGTCTTATACAAGCAAATGAGTATAAATGTGACAGCGTCGTACAAATACCTCGGGGTAGATATTGATCCAACTTTAACACTGAGAAATTATTTCGATAAGTGTTACAAGAAAGCAACTGATAGATTAGCTACATTTACTTAACAGACTACGTTCACAACTCGACATTAAATCTGCCACTGCAATATACAAGTCTCTCATTGTACCAGTATTGACGTATTGTAGTATATTATCAATTGTCATGCTGAAAGcacgtgaaaatcccccttaacaTCGATCTATAATCGTGCAAAGAAAATCACACTTCATGATTTTGCAAAACCTGAAAATACTGACATCCCCTCTATTGATTCAGTTAAGAAGCGACAGGCGTACATGTTTGTGAGAAAGTGTATTAAAAATGATATGTGTGAAAACGTttgcaattattttaaaatgataaCTCATGAGAAACACACACTCcatataattttttgttaaaacttccaCCAGTGAAAACTGAGTTTGCAAGGAAGTCAGTTTATTTTTCCGCTGCGAAGCTTTTTAATGCTTTGCCAGCTGAAGTACGCAAAGTTGAATCTAATCTAAAGTTGAAggaatgtttaaaattacggtTTTTGTAACTTATATATTTTTCACATGTATCTTATTAGGTAGATAGATTAGGTGGAGCTGTGTTTAGACTTTTTCTctcatttttttgctttctttttttgttttttgttttttaagcagTTTGGTTTAGTGGATGTACTTTGTGCTTTCCTTTTATTTCTCGTTTCTTTTTTCTCACTAGCTTTAAGTGCGTATGCTTTTtatagttttaatgttttactaatacagttgactctctctatctcgaactcgcaagggaccagaaaatttgttcgatatagagaaagttcgagatagagggtagtcgaaatagagagagtcaactgtatatatatttatattttactttcttttatatttttaagcagGACACACGTTGACAACAGTGTTTATTTAACTGACGTGTTTTATCCTGCGGAAATATTcgtaaatgaataaataacacTTTGTTGGTAAATTAGCATTTCGCCGGACTGTGCATCGCATGCAACAAGATTAAAAAACGACAGTGTTACAGGCCTAACGCTCAATGACGAATAACTATTTTCATGTCAGTAAGACAAATAACTATTTTCGTACTCGTTataaaaataactatttttATGCTCATAAGCTGAATAACTATTTTCATGCTCGTAAGACGAATAACTATTTTCATGCTCGTAAAACGAATAACTATTTTTATGCATGCTCGTAAAACGAATAACTATTTTCATGCTCGTAAGACGAATAACTATTTTTATGCATGCTCGTAAAACGAATAACTATTTTCATGCTCGTAAGACGAATAACTATTTTCATGCTCGTAAAACGAATAACTATTTTCATGCTCGTAAAACGAATAACTATTTTCATGCTTGTAAGACGAATAACTATTTTCATGCATGCTCGTAAAACGAATAACTATTTTCACGCATGCTCGTAAAACGAATAACTTTTCATGCCAGTAAAGGGCCTgatacacttgtataatatcactgaaatattataatatcaatataatttcttaaaatatgtttaaaatgtgGTTATAATATCTTATAATTTCAGCTATAATATGCATAATTTCAACACCTGACATGTGCCATGTCATAACCTCATAATTTACTGCATGGctataatatttgaataaaatcaaacgagtttgattttagtaatattgttggtgatctggttgcgaatgccttttgtttgtctgacaatagatctattatctgttagcgttgttgtggcaacgattttatgaaattaaatgaaagtacagtagagtctccataactcgaacctctataactcgaatctctccttaactcgaacaaattcgttggcaccgtgaaaatttcctaataaactcttataaaaaaacctctacaactcgaacctccataactcgaatcttcccttaactcgaacaaatttttttgtcccttggagacttttctctccataactcgaattttcTGACATCATAATCAAAATTCGAACAGTTTTCCTGATAAATTGGGTCTAAAAATCTTGTTAATACGTGTTTTGCAGGCCTTATTATTAATTCGAATGATTAATGATGCGTCATCCAAACCTTTCGAACGTCTTTTTCGAACGTTTTCGAGAAAatctaaagaatttcaaaagaaagacaCTCTCATAACAATGTCGTCTGTGGCAGGATCAAAGCGTCGAATTGACAATAAGTCGTGCAAAATCAAGTACAAAGCTTTTAAAGCGTTGGAAAAGGGTACTGCGCCAAAGGATGTGGCAAAAGAGTTCAAAATTCCTCCAAGCACCCTGtcaacttggaaaaaaaataaagaaaagatttaCAAGCAGTTTAACAACGGGCAAACATCGAAGAGATCAAAGCCAGAAAAATTCGAAGATGTGAGCAAAGCTGTTCATAAATGGTTACTTATGATGAGGAGTGAGAATATCCCAATCAGTGGCCCGATGCTGAAAGAGAAAGCTCTTGAGTTTGCCGAAGCGTTGGGTGTCGAGTCATTTCAAGCTTCTCAGGGGTGGATGTCTAAATGGAAAACCAGGTTAGTTGActaagattttgtttgtttatcttcgTGAAgatgaaatctaaaaaaatgttacaatagctttggtagttgttttttcaaaatatcaatagACTCTCTTTCAGAGAGGAAGGATAATTTGCATGGGACTTTCATCCCTAATCCATCACCAGCATTCAATGACTTTCCAGTAATtgttattttgcaaacattgaAGCTGTCATtcttcagaaagtaaaatatgacttttgcaAAGCGTCCTGACTTTCCTAGTGGTAGATGTCCAATGATTTCTccatcatttttcttgactgcaACTGCATATCTATCCATTTTATTTGTTGGTTCCATGAAACCATAAAATTCATCTCCAACAGAGGGTGTCCAATtacttttataaacatgatACCCCATGACAAAAGCGTCGATTTCGTACGTAATAAGTTTAATGATAGGAAGTTCTATACAACAAATAATGTCTGTTAATCTTTTGACTTGTTGGACTTTCACGGCTTCCATGCTTTCTTTCACTCGTCAAAACTTCGAAACTTGGTAAAAATCGAATCTTTTTCTATTCGAATTCTTTCACAAATCAAAACATGGTAACAATCGAATGTTTTCTATTCGAATCATGGCCATGGCATTCTAAATTTAGAATTCCATGATTCGaatcaaacaaaatgtaaagctCCATCTACACTAGTCACAACTACAGAGATAAACGTTTTTCTCATCCATTCCTTTCAGGTATGGAGTATCCTTCAAAACCATCGCTGGAGAATCACGGTCCGTCACTGAGGAAATGACAGCGCCATGGTCGGAGACAACATTACCAACCATTCTCTCCCGCTATCCTCTGGAAGACATTTTTAATGCCGACGAATTTGGGCTTTTCTTTCAATGCCTTCCCAATAAAACTTTGCATATGAAAGGTGATAAGTGTTCTGGAGGAAAACACAGCAAAGTTAGACTTACTGGTTTAGCTGCTGGTAATGCCTTGGGGGAACGATTGCCAATGTTTGTAATCGGCAAGTCCGCCAACCCTCGTTGCTTTAAAGGTGTCAAAACACTACCCTGTCGATACCGTTCGCAAAAGAAGAGTTGGATGTCTGGAGAGCTGTTCGAAGAGTGGGTACGCGAGCTTGATCGAAAATTCTCTGTCTCTAAGCGAAAAATTGCTTTGATTATTGACAATTGTACCGCACATCCTCATGTTGAAAACCTGGAATGGGTAGAATTGATCTTTCTTCCTCCAAATACCACGTCCCGAACCCAACCTATGGACCAAGGAATTATCCGCGCCCTGAAAGCAAAATATCGATCGCTAGCAGTGCGGAAATTGATAAAAGCCTTGGACGAGGAAAAATCGACTCCGAAGTTCTCGATTCTTGCAGCTATGTACATGCTAAGGAAAGCATGGGATGATGTTTCCAACAAAACATTCACCAATTGCTTTCGAAAATCAGGAATTTCCCAAAAGGATGCAGAAAGAGCGATCAACGAAGATGACGacccttttaaaagtttaaccaGCGAAGTAGAAGAAGACCCAATTCCAACCCTCGATGCTGAACTCTCTTACATAAAACGAAGGTTTCCTGACCACATTGATCCTGATTTATCAACTGaagatttcattgattttgacaTTGAAGTCAGTACATCCCATGGGCGTCTGAAGActgctgacatcattgctgaGATCACTGGGACTCAAGACGAAGAATTAGAAGAGGTCGACGAAGAAGACAAGGAGGAAGAAGATAAGATCACAAGACCGACGGCCGAGCAAGTGCGTACAGCTATCAACGTCCTCGAAGACTTgagtattttttcacattttggagaaGAAATGATAGCTTCCCTGAGGGACTTGAATCGTAATATCGCCAAAGATTTTGATATGAGTTGTAAGCAAACAGTTATCACCGACTTCTtttctaaataaacattaaaaaattcattaaaagtgtattgttttgactttcATTAACCTAATAGCCCCCTTAAAGTTAGACTTAAGATTAAATATAACGTTTTTATCCAGCTGGTTCACGTAAAGGGAGGATATTGCGCTAAAAGttgaaaacctctacaacttgaatgtctccataactcgaacgatttccttttcctcgtggctgttcgagttatggagactctactgtatgTGCTTTTGATAGGCTATTAAGGAGATAAGGGCTTGATTCTAcgatggtttcatttttgataccaTCATTGTATGAAAATAGTTTTGTTAATTTTCTGTatataatgattttttaatagactatgaaaaataaaacaatttttgaaatgaTTTGGAAAAAATGAATTTGATACAATTGCCAAAATATCATTTGCGATACAATATATAAATGTGTAggacaattttaaaacaatgaaAACTAAAACTTGTTAAACAAAAACTGCCATTTGCTGTATTTCGATAAAAAAATCTATTGTCCATTTTGTTCCAAAACGACTAGAAAAAGTTTCTGAAAAGAAGCTTAATAAAAATCACTGTGATGCGAGATATAGTCCCTTTATAGCTAAAAAAACCACTGTGTTTGGAAACATCCTtacaaagcttaaaaattgctaATTTCGTTATAAAATCACATAATAATGTCCCTATGAATTGATTTTCACAGGGTTGAGATTGAAAATTAAAAGTGATCTGCAAAAATAAGATGATATCTTCCCATTTTTCTGCCTGGAAAAATTACGTTAAACAAAATACGACATTGTTATGATCGCATTTTGATGGTATCCATAGgtcatgtaatttttttatattatttttttaagtatctaACGAAATATACGTTCTTTGATTGATTTATTGGTCTTAGAAAGAATATGGCATTGTTTGAGCTCCATACGATTGCGTTTTGatgattttagaaaaaaatactttgtttaagatctatacgattgCAGCTGAACCaactttgttattattattcctAAATAAAGATGCGTGTTAATCattctttcattttaaaatgacagGGAAATAAACTTCGCAAGTTTAGCAGTCACCTTACATTCTGCTAAAATAAAGAGGAAATTTCCCTTCAAAGCTTTGAAATTGGCCATaattttcttctaaaattaAAGCAATTAAAACTGCTACTTTTAATTAGATTGAAAAACACGAGTGCAAGCACATGCATCCACCAAACCAGCCCATGAAATTAGCGTCAGCAATCGGCAATTGTATCGCAATTGCTGGCGCGGTTTCGTTTTGCAATGGCAAAAAACTGTCGAGGCTAATCTtcgttgcgcattcattttgcggtacaaaagtgggggacgttttaaatcgtgaacacCAAACatgatgatcgagcgtctacgtaTAGCGACtatctcaatcttaacttccttttctgcatgtccgaaatagtatgcatgactatactgtcacttttataaatttattgtttatttttcaggtcatcactagcaaataggcaaaaatatgcttcgttttcaaattacaaaatatctttatccacgtgccttaaataaaactttaaaattcatTCGAAAAGTACagatacattttaacaaaatttatacagaatttttttttttacccacatgggtttcgtttttaaaattgtttgaataacacttAA
This window contains:
- the LOC130645939 gene encoding tigger transposable element-derived protein 4-like, encoding MLSFTRQNFETWYGVSFKTIAGESRSVTEEMTAPWSETTLPTILSRYPLEDIFNADEFGLFFQCLPNKTLHMKGDKCSGGKHSKVRLTGLAAGNALGERLPMFVIGKSANPRCFKGVKTLPCRYRSQKKSWMSGELFEEWVRELDRKFSVSKRKIALIIDNCTAHPHVENLEWVELIFLPPNTTSRTQPMDQGIIRALKAKYRSLAVRKLIKALDEEKSTPKFSILAAMYMLRKAWDDVSNKTFTNCFRKSGISQKDAERAINEDDDPFKSLTSEVEEDPIPTLDAELSYIKRSQYIPWASEDC